The DNA segment ATATCTTTTGGAAACAAAATTGACAGGCCATCTATTgatatattataaataaagcttAGCATGCATAACAACAGCTGAAAGCCATGAAGTAGGATGgtgtttcttgctttctttgcaTTTACAGAAGCAGCCTGTGCAGTGAAAAGTATTCTAAAGTATGCATAAAAAAGAATGACCCAAACAATGActagaaacaaaatgttggttacatcttttttctttgtaaggACCGGGTTAGTAAAAACATTAGCCCACAAGCAGAAGATCCTGGAATGAAAGTACTCTGCAGGTCTTGTGGCAATAATTATGAACAAATCTGGTAAGATTGTCAATAAACTTAGGACCCATATCACAGTGATCACGATGTAAGTTTTCCTGACTGTACAGATCTGAGGGTGACGGAGAGGGAAGCATATTGCCAGGTAGCACTCTAAAGCCATGGCAGCAAGAGTTAAGGGGCTGTTTAGACTTGTAGATATGGAAAGCATTAGCATAATGATGCAAAATGAGACATTGAGAGTATATATAATGTAACTAAGAACTTGGAGGAGGATCATCATTGAAAGTGTGATAATATCGTTGATTACCAGGTGGATGTACAGGATGTAACGAGAATTTGTGttgaaaacctgaaacaaaGGATAAGATTTTTCAGGAATTGGAATAAAAAGACAGACCTGTTTGCTTTGACTTCCTAATTTCATTGTGTGAAACAATCTGGATATCAATactaaaattgtttctttttcttgtcagacatttaatttaaaacaattttccttACTATCACAATTTTCCAAGGTCAATAAAAGGAGTTTATTGATGTTATTTTACCATTCTCTAATGATACTAGAAAGTCATATAATCAAATGTAAGTTTTTACCTGATACTTCCTACTTTAGGATAATCAGTCCATAATTGTTAAAGGACTTAAGTTATTAATGATCTTGCTCAGTTGAAACTTTATATGTACTTTAGTTTCacaaatataattatataaGTCACAATTTATAGAGGGATAAACAgacattcaaattaaaaagcttAGAAAAAACTGTAGCTTGAAACATTTCATAGCAACaagttttatcatttcattattGTAACAGCTGGAGCACAATTGATTTTCAAGAATTTCTTCTGGCTAAGCATTATAAACTTTAAGTGGTGTCTCGCAGCTGTACAGTGTGGACACGTGTTCTTTATTCAGACATTattgtcagaaaacatttaagtatttttttaaatacttaatgAACCCAACAgacaattgtaaataaaaaatacaactttcagaaaaatataagacAAAACCAATTTAACAAGTAGATTGTGTTATTGcttgaataaaacaacagtgTTGAACCTAATTTTCTATCTTAAATGGATGTTTTCTGGAGAGAAGGCAGAGAACTTGCATTTTACCTTAAATTTTCAATTGGCCTTATTTTTCCTACTGTTGTCCTATCTTTACATACATCACTTTAAAACTGTAAGTACAACAGCTAAAAAACAGCAATTctaaaatttccacttaactttctgACATTTGAAAAGGGACGTTttacaacaacagaaaactggGTCCATGTTACTTCAGttattacaaaaaacacaaatgcttattttcaaaatgtataaaattgaTACCTGATGTTTTCTGAATGTATGTACCAGAGTCCCATTAATGTAGATAATAGCAAGAGAGAGTACAACAGTGATCACATTCTTTAAGATTGCTATATGCAGCGGGTCCCGATTGACAGTAGTGGTATTCATACCAACATGAAGGGTTTGGGGGTCATCTGACAAAGTGTGTGGAACTGTGGAGAAATATTCAACAGATTATTGTTCAAACTGACTAAATTAATGTCATAGACAAGTTTGAAAACCAGAATTTAAAGTGTGAGGTTTTAGTATCTATTAATATgcttaatattattaaaataaatacaaggaGTCCTGTACATTATATAGAAAACGGTATTtaaaaaactcagttttactttgttcattttagttCTATAATGatcacagttaatttttcactgtcatttaaagcaaattgtGTCTTTTCCCTTCAAGCTTCTTATCAAAGATGACAGTCAGTTAGCTTAAAAATGTCCTTCGTTTACTCacaatttacattttccaaTTGATGTATTTTGTTATGGTTCATGATCACAGcaataaataacacaataaaatatttcttttgatcaaaaatatttctttcactgCTGCAACCaatgcagcagaacaaaaaaaacaaatagctgaaaaaattaaacagtacAATTTCACAACACAATACTGTTTGCAAAGGGTACCAACACTagaagcaaaacagaaatttagTAAATCACATCTGACATAcctattgcaattttttttaaaacaaatctttaaataatACTGAATAATCATTAAATGCTTAAACTGAACAACTTCACAGAAACTCACCTAGTTTATGCTGCAGATCAGTCAGATCCTCTCGACATAATCCAATATATAGTTAAAGTGGAGAAAAGTCAAGGGAACAAACAATAGTCAAGGGTCAAttggtgtgggtgtgtgtttaaACGCTTCTCTTTTGCATGTTGTGTGGATGTAGCTAAGGACAACCAAATGTTAGCGATGCAAGTGCAATGGGATGAGGATGGAGGTTAgtgtatttgtctgttttttgtttgtttgttttaaagaaaaaatattaattgttttaactAAAGCTCAAGCTTTAGACAAATATATTAACTTCCATCCTCTTTCACCAAAccactacttaaaaaaaatgagtcATTAAGTTTTCTATAGACGTTTCCTCAATGGTTGTAATTTTGCATTAGGTTGAGTTAATTGGCTTAACTTTTTTACTCATAACAGTTGCAAAAGACAAATTTGTTTAATAGAGTTACTGTTTATTTACTCCATTTTGAGGATTACAGTGCCCACCATCaatctaacaaaaacaaacccgaAACTGTAAGGCTGTAGCTAAAGTCCACCCTAACAAAGCCCTCTGCTATATTAAAGCTACATTACGAAACAGACAAAACAGTAAGGCCACCTCATTGTTTTTGAAAgtcattaaaattttctttgtttcacctaatttaaatgtgttttttttttttcttcaaatccattttatttgtcaaaaatatctACTCTGCTTTTGACATAACCAAAACTCAGTTTGGTATAGTGAATGAAAAGGGAGCTTTAGTAAATTACACAAATGACAACTGAGAACAgcatgattattattttatttagacaatCTCTGATTACCGGTAAccatttgcattttgttgattAGAATTTAAACGGTGAAGTTTCAGTGCAGCTCatactgaaacaataaaaaagtggaGAAgataacattacaaaaaaaaatgaaagtcacAGATAACTGAAGCACAACTGAACAGAAATTTAACTGAATCCTAATTCTTGCATCTATATCTTTTATATCAAAAGTGCTATCTCCTTGCAAAGGCTGTTTCGGGGGGTAGATGATCACAATGTATTGAACTACACTATTGTGTAGTTCAATACAAAGGAACAAAGAGAAAGACCATACTGGGCCTTTAAAAAGGTTCTTGAAATATAAACATCCAAATGTTTAgcttttttggacattttctggataaatgtttgactttaaagGTAGCAAGTATCTTTTAAGGTACTGTCTGAACATCTTGTCCCTTATGCCATAAACCATCGGACTGATGAGCCTTGGCATGACCTGAATCAGTAGAGAAATTACATACCGAATGGCTAGACTATCTTTTGGAAACAAAATTGACAGGCCCTCTATTGATATACTATGAATATAGCTTAGCATGCATAACAACAGCTGAAAACCATGAAGTAGGACGgtgtttcttgctttctttgcaTTTACAGAAGCAGCCTGTGCAGTGAAAAGTATTCTAAAGTATGCATAAAAAAGAATGAGCCAAACAATAActagaaacaaaatgttggttacatcttttttctttgtaaggACCGGGTTAGTAAAAACATTAGCCAACAAGCAGAAGATCCTGGAATGAAAGTACTCTGCAGGTCTTGTGGCAATAATTATGAACAGATCTGGTAAGATTGTCAATAAACTTAGGACCCATATCACAGTGATCACAATGTAAGTTTTCCTGACTGTACAGATCTGAGGGTGACGGAGAGGGAAGCATATTGCCAGGTAGCACTCTAAAGCCATGGCAGCAAGAGTTAAGGGGTTGTTTAGACTTGTAGATATGGCAAGCATTAGCATAATGATGCAAAATGAGACATTGAGAGTATATATAATGTAACTAAGAACTTGGAGGAGGATCATCAATGCGAGCATGAAGATATCGTTGATTACCAGGTGGATGTACAGGATGTAACGAGAATTTGTTTggaaaacctgaaacaaaagACAAGATTTTTCAGAAACAGCAAAGGAAAGCCTAAAAAGTGTGATACTTTAGCAAGTCTACctttaaattttgatttctaAATCTTATAATGGGAAATGGATCCCAATTATTCAAATTATGTATTTGTTTCatcaacatatttacagaagtCAATGTTTTCCGTAAATATCTCCCAAGGTCAATATAAGAACTTGATTGATGTTAACTAACCTGTCTGCTgcaataatgcaaaaaaagtaataatcaaatttatgtttttaccaGAAACATCTTTCTTTAGGAGGATCAATAAGTAAATTCATCCATATATATCTGTAAATAGATATATATGAGAGATTCTCTGATTCTTTTAGCAGAACAGTGTGGTTAAATAAGTAAGTTTTTGACTTACTGTCAAAACGTTTCTGAAGCttgaaaacatgtcaaaaacaaaaaaaatatataggtTTACAGACTTTTTTcgttggcttttatttttgaagaaagtgTTCATTCGAGATGCGATAGCCAATGCTAAGTTGAAATAAGTtttcttaatatatatatatacagtatatatatataatctaatttaatattttaagtattcttaaaatgtataaaattgaTACCTGATGTTTTCTGAATATATGAATCAGAGTCCCATTAATGTAGATTATGGCGAGGGAGAGGACCACTGTGATCACATTCTTTAAGATTGCAACATGCAGCGGGTCCCGATTGACAGTAGTAGTCGTATTCATACCAACATTTAGAGGGCTTGAGGATCGTCTGACAATGTGCcaaactgtggagaaatgttCAGCAAGTTATTCCTAAAACCTTAGAAAGGCTATAAGATAGCATTTAACTCAGCATTTAAAACTGAGGTTTTAGTGATGATTAGCACACTTAAAATTAGTAAAAGGAGTACAAGAAGtattcaacaaaaaattatgATCATGAAATACTAataatgctattttatttttaaaacattgtataACTTAGTTCATTTTAGTTCTTCAATAGTTCCTGTAAATTATTCAGGTCattattttaagcaaatttacattttcacttcaAGCTTATCAATCAAAGATGAGAGGCAGTAGTTCTTATCCTAAAAACATATCACATTTactcacattttgcattttcacaTGTATGTGTTTTACAATGATTCATTATCACTGCAACAATATATGTTTTATGTCAAGCATTTTCACACTACCTTGTTACCTTTGACAATACTTAGGCTGTAGAAGTTTACATGTTTgatcaatgattttttttttctcttctgctgctTCCAATGAGTCTTCAAAccaaaaaacatctaaacacaTCTTagaataaactgttttttctgAATGTAGTGATTCtaacacagaagaaaaataaaaaaaaaatcactaaatgaCAATTTACATATACTAcctgttgcatttttttcttacctaGAATTTTTCATTAATACCAAGCACTCATCAActgtttaaacagaaacaacagtaCACACAAACTCACCTGGTGATGGTTATATGGGGTTATGCTGCAGACGAGTCAGGGCTGCTCCACATATCCAATATATAATTGATATGCAGAAAGGTCATGGGgatagaaaaaaatagtcaagggagtgtgcgtgtgcatgtatGTGCTTCTCTTTTTGTATGTTGTATGTTAAAGGGCAGCTGCATATTAGACTTGCAATAGCATTGGGATGAGAATggaattttgtgtatttgtttatgGCTTGTTTTAAGTGCTAATTGCcactactctttttttttttacaaaaacaaaatgtaaaataaaagtaactcTATGGATGATCTgatgtgtaaaacatttttatctgtgacaaataaatacataaaacagagTTGGTGTACAAACTGTGGCCAAAGGACATTGCCATAGACTGCAGATTTTTGATgggtttaaatgtgacaaaataaattagacGCTGAACAGAAAGTCCTGTAATGAGTGACACTTCTCACATGACATTATTTTGCACCCAAAGACTAATTTTACGGACGTGACCTGGCACACATGCTACATTCAGTTTACCTTCTATTCTTACAGGCCTTTCAGGGCCTGCTGCCTAAAATGTtggatgatgctgccaccaccaggtgTGTCTTTGGTGAGGTGCGGTGTTTGGTGTCTCCCAATTACAGCTGAATGAATGAAGCCTGCTCTCATTGATTGAGAACAGCTGTGCATCCAATTAACTGCCAGCAGGTGTGCTGAGTATAAAGGGAGACTCTGGTGGTCTGGCATGGTCACATCTCAGCATGAGTTGTTGCTTGTTTGGTCAGCAGTGTGCACAGGTCCAGTAATGTCAGTAAGTACTGTTTGAACCACAGaagatgttgttgtttgtttaattcAGCTCATTTGTGAAGTTGGTGCAACTGCTCAGAGTTAACTGCTTTTGCTTATGTGGTTGTAGTTAGTGATGGCCTCATGAAGCAATTTAGCTTTCCAGTCTTTTGCTTTGCCCAAAGGTTACTTACAGGCTAATCCTGATATAGGTTGACTGTCAATTGTGTAGTTTACTATtattattggtttttttttaacagtttcaaTGTCTTGGAGTACATTGCTTATTGGggtaaacatttttgctttgcttccTGAAAACtctttagggtttttttttttttttaatctctaattagatttttattaagtATGTGTGAGATTTATCAGGTTAATGTAGCGGTGGGACCGCACTTCACCTGGAAAACCGGACATGTTAGCGAAGTGGTTAATCTGGCAGGCGATCCTGATGAGGAAGTTGACATCGTTGTATTTCCACGGGTTTGCTGAGCATGGTTTATTCTGCTCCTGGCATGTACTAGCTGCAGCCAAACACCGTGGACGCGATGCTGGCTGCCATTCGGAACCACTTGATGCCCAAGCCCCTGCTGGGGTCTCGGGTGTTCCTGGACCATCTTCTGCAGTGATCGCCTGAAGATGGATGAGGCTGTAGCTGGTGTTGTCTCTCCTCCATTCAGTGTTCTGGATGGAGACTCAGGCCTCAAGTCTTGATGGTTTAAATCTGGTAGGGGGCTCATGAGGCACTAAAGCAACTAATTTGGTTAGTAAgttggcttaaaaaaaaaaaaactaacaaaa comes from the Gambusia affinis linkage group LG07, SWU_Gaff_1.0, whole genome shotgun sequence genome and includes:
- the LOC122834474 gene encoding odorant receptor 131-2-like — encoded protein: MNTTTVNRDPLHIAILKNVITVVLSLAIIYINGTLVHTFRKHQVFNTNSRYILYIHLVINDIITLSMMILLQVLSYIIYTLNVSFCIIMLMLSISTSLNSPLTLAAMALECYLAICFPLRHPQICTVRKTYIVITVIWVLSLLTILPDLFIIIATRPAEYFHSRIFCLWANVFTNPVLTKKKDVTNILFLVIVWVILFYAYFRILFTAQAASVNAKKARNTILLHGFQLLLCMLSFIYNISIDGLSILFPKDIPTIRYVISLLIQVMPRLISPMVYGIRDKMFREHLKRYLLPLNPAIHPKKVRKRTI
- the LOC122834472 gene encoding odorant receptor 131-2-like; the encoded protein is MNTTTTVNRDPLHVAILKNVITVVLSLAIIYINGTLIHIFRKHQVFQTNSRYILYIHLVINDIFMLALMILLQVLSYIIYTLNVSFCIIMLMLAISTSLNNPLTLAAMALECYLAICFPLRHPQICTVRKTYIVITVIWVLSLLTILPDLFIIIATRPAEYFHSRIFCLLANVFTNPVLTKKKDVTNILFLVIVWLILFYAYFRILFTAQAASVNAKKARNTVLLHGFQLLLCMLSYIHSISIEGLSILFPKDSLAIRYVISLLIQVMPRLISPMVYGIRDKMFRQYLKRYLLPLKSNIYPENVQKS